The sequence TGGTTGTGATAGGAAGGACTTGGTGCCAGCATATGTGAGGCTACTTCGTGATAATGAAGCTGAAGTACGTATTGCAGCTGCTGGAAAGGTCACTAAATTCAGTCGGATTCTTAGCCCAGAACTTGCTATTCAACATATTCTTCCTTGTGTAAAGGTGTGATGGTTGCTAAAACCCCCCTCTTCTATATTTATGGCTCTTGTTTGTATGTTACATAATTGGCAGTTCGGGTTAGTCGATTGTAATGGGTCATTGGTTAATTTTTTTTTCCGGGTAATGTTTTGACCAAATTTGAGTTGACCCTTACCTGTGCTTGTTAAGTAGATGATAATTGTATCAAATATGGTTCAAAATCTATGTTACGAAGATTTCAATCTCATCATTAACATGTAGATGTTTAAAAAGATTTTTGGCATTGATATAAACTTTGTGTCACTTTGGACTCGTTCAACCCATTCGACACATTCCATGTTAACTGGGTTTGTAAAGTTTAATCCTTCGACTTGTTAAAAAAGATGACCCGAATTGTCGCTTATTTAAGTAATTGGGACCGAATTGCCTCTTCTATgttgtatacttatattatatccttGGATTTGGCTATTTTAATTCGTTAAAGAAAATTGTTTAGGAACTGTCATCCGATTCTTCTCAGCATGTTAGGTCTGCTCTGGCTTCTGTTATAATGGGCATGGCCCCCGTTCTAGGGAAGGTAATGGTTTTCACAACCGCCACTTTTATATGTGCATTCTTGAATTTATCGTATATTGATGTCAATCTTTAAGAGTACTACTATGTGTgtgttatgtttttttttttttttttcctttttctttttctgcttcaaataaaaaaaattatatgtaaTTGATACATCATCTAAGCCATAATGAATTGTAATTTTGATTGTTTGTGTTTGTTGGTAGGATGCTACAATCGAGCAACTTCTTCCTATATTTCTTTCACTGCTAAAAGATGAATTTCCAGATGTACGCCTCAATATCATTAGCAAGCTAGAACAAGTAAATCAGGTATGTACTTATATatggagataataataataataatccaacaTGCACTTTTCTTTCTATGCGATATTTCATATTTGTAAGGACTTGTTGCATGTGACTTTTTTAATTGGTGTTTTGTTACAGGTTATTGGAATCGACCTTTTGTCCCAATCTTTACTTCCAGCAATCGTTGAACTTGCTGAAGATCGACATTGGAGGGTTCGTTTAGCAATCATCGAGTACATACCACTTTTGGCCAGTCAGTTAGGCGTTGGTTTTTTTGATGAGAAACTTGGTTCTCTCTGCATGCAATGGTTACAAGACAAGGTTTTAGCTATTCATATTTAAATtcatgtttttttattattatttttttatattttaatgcTAGTAATAAATTTATTATTGGTTTGCAGGTGTACTCGATCAGAGATGCTGCTGCTAACAACATAAAGCGTCTTGCAGAGGAATTCGGTCCAGATTGGTCAATGCAGCACATTGTCCCACAGGTTTGACTCATTGTTGACTTTTCATTCTCTACTTTTAACATGTTATAACTGCAGTTTTGTATGTATTGATTATGTCTGATATATGTATTGTAATTTTTGTAGGTTCTGGATATGATTAAAAACCCTCATTACTTGTACCGTATGACTGTTCTTCGTACTATTTCATTGCTGGCCCCTGTTATGGGTTCAGAAATAACTTGTTCTAAGCTGCTTCCCGTTGTTATTAACGCATCCAAGGACAGGTAATACAAATATTTGTAATtgatctttctttcttttttttgccTGCTTTTATGTACCTTATGTTACATAAATTTCTTTTACAGAGTGCCAAATATCAAATTCAACGTAGCAAAGGTCCTGCAATCCCTAATTCCTATAGTCGAACACACGgtacatatcattattattatttctgttattTTCATTTCTAAAGGTGGCAATTTCGACTGGTTAACCTATGAATGGTCAAAGCGGGTTTATCTCTAACAAGTCAAATGGTTAAATAAATCAACTTTATTGTCCAAACTGCATTTTTATTTCATAAAACCTCCAAACTCGATTTTAAAAAGTAAACTAGGTTAAGATGAAATAATACAGTAGTTTCTGTAGTCATCTTTGTACTAGTACATGTTCAAttgtaaatgttaaaattttggAAGCTGTTTTGGGTCAAACTAAACCCATGTAGGTCTGTTTTAATCTGCATCTCATTTTGCCACTTGTAGTATCCTTTTTTATGTGAacactgtatttatttatttattaacattttatttacatatatatcattaAAGGTGGTAGAGAAAAGTATTCAGCCATGTCTAGTTGAGTTGGCAGAGGACCCAGATGTTGATGTTCGTTATTTTGCCAACCGAGCGCTTCAATCAATTGACCAAGTCATGATGTCTACCTAAACAAGTTGCTGATTGTATGTTTTCTGGACTTGTGTTTGGACTGAAAAGACTTGCTACTTGCCCCTTATTTGAATGGTAGCTTCTATCTTCATAGTAGCTGCTGCATCTTCTTCCATATAATACTTCTTGCTTTATTAACATGCCACTTCAATGTCAACTGTTGTACTGAAAACTTTAGATTTAGATACGGTTGCTCATTTTTTTTCCTTTGTCCATATAAAAAAACCATCCAACTTGCTTTTTATAACTTGCTAATTATATATGTTCAAAAATAATTCTTTACTTGTACAAAAATAAAGAATTTAATCAGGAAGGACTTTCAGGGTAACAAAATTAATGAGTGGAACTGTTTGTTAGATTTAACTAAGTTAGTATTTGATTGAAAAGGACCAACTATGAAAGTTAGTTTCTGTGAAGTCTCTAACAGAAGGATCATTAGTACTAACTTTTGAAATTTTTTGGGTGATTTCTGTCAAGTTGAAAAAAGTTTCATCGGACTAGACTTGATTTACCAGACCTTATAAGAGTGCTTCCAATGGAGTAGCTCCTCCGTTCTTAGTCCTGGGTGCCACATCAGCGTTACATCATCACTTCCTTCTCATGACTAAATGCATGACTAAACATTTCCAACAGTGATACACcttccatttttttttttctttctaaaataaaatacttatttaaataaaactaaacttttattaaaagctaaaaacattacaataattaaaattaaaacatagagttaaaaaataaaattacataaatatttaAAAATTATTCGTCATCGTGAACGTGAATGTGGCCTTCACGATCTCTATATAAATATCTTCTAGGTGCTCTTGGTAGGTACGGGTTCAACTTCTCTATATAAATATCTTCTAGGTGCTCTTGGTAGGTACGGGTTCAACTTCTTTATTATCGCTCAACTCATCCAATTGATCAAGTGTTTCGAGTGATCGATTATTAATGGTATTCATAATCGTTAATACCACATTTAGATCGGGATCGGAATTTGTGTTATTTGGATTCATTTTATTTTGGAAGAAGATTGATAAATTGAGATGATAATTTAATATTGTATAAGAAAAGATTGATGAATGTATGAATTAAAAGTGAAAAATGAATGTGTATATATAGagtgaagaagaaaagaaaaaaaaaattaaaaacgagCCGTTTAAAGAgccgtttgaatttttttttctaacGGGTCAAAACCCCTCATTTCCCGTCCTGAAATCTGACCAAAAACACGAAACTTGGGACGATGGCATGGGTGGATGGCTGGGCGGAAGCCTGGGCGGCCTGCTACCATTGGCGCCAAGGTGGACGCTAGGCTAGGCGGCCCCCAGGACCTCAACGATTGGGAGCACTCTAACTAAACTTGAATATAAATCCAAAACTAAGATTTATCTTACGTATATTAAATTCAACAAAAAATACTGGTGGATATTTTTGTGGGACGGGGGAGTATGTCACTATTATTAGCTTAGAAGTATTTTTGTTGTCATTTGTGCAATTGTTTTGACATTATATCCGTCATGTTAAAAACATAACGGCTACCCTTGCTTCATATAggattttaattaataaatacattaaGTTTTTTTTTACATTTACAATGATTTACACTACAAATTTGCTATAGCCTATACACCTTCATAGAGCACACATAAAAGACGATCTTTGGTGGTTAGTTGAACTATTTGAAACTGTTTTCAACTTTGATAACACCAGCTAACTAAACACCTAATGTAATCAAGGCCGTCTTATTAATTTATAAGATTATGTGCAAGACTTAAGACCATATTTATCCCTGATGGGCGTGTTGGCGTTTTGCTGGGTGggggtggggtgcttgatgagcgtgTTGCTAGACTGTTGTGTAATGGGGTGGAGTGTTAAGTGGCGtgttgggtgatgtgttaaaatctgattggaagttgGGTGAAAAGGGGAATAAAAACTAATAAAAAATGGGGAAAAATGCAGCACGCAATGGATTTCTTCGGTGCTCACTTGGTGCACGCCACCAACACATGATGGAGCACACAAGGGTTACATGGCGTGTGCAGGCGTGTTGGCTCAATTGGTGGAGCACACACGCCGCGATATTCATGGTCTAACAGTGGGTCCTTGTACATAAACTTTTTTCATTACATATAAAAATATGTTCGAATTAACTGAAGCAAAGTCTTTTATTATTTAAGCTCAACTATATTATTTAACCTAAAATAAAATCAGTATTTTGATCTGATTTTAATAAAACATGTAATATATGAGTTATATATAAAAACTTTGGGTCTTTCCAAAATTTTAGGCCCTGCACGATTACCAAACTTGCACACTCTCTTAGACGCCCTTGAACGCAACAACTAAAGACATTTTGTTGACAATAAAAACATGCTTGATAACCATAACCAATAAATGTCGTAACAAAATTGCAAGTGAAAAACAGGGCCCTTACCTGTTACAGAATAGAACATTGACAAAAGTAGCATATCAAATCGGTACTTGATCCTTAGGCATAGCAAGCCACGACGTATAAAAAAAACGCTACGGAAAAGGAGAAGCCGTCAAGAAACTTGCAACTCTATCAACGAAGATCGGTCTATCCGATGCAAGACAAATGAGAAAAAATAgagtttatttattttttaatttaatatttagtgtTTTGTTTCAGTCTGAACTTTTGCGATTTCGTCGTTCGGACTGCGGGGAGTGTTAGATGATTATGTTAGGCCAAAGTATGATTATGGGTTTGAGTCCGTCATATTAGTTCGAGTTTAAGAGTATCCTTTGTAATCTATAAATACCTATCAATAAAACATAATACTCACAAGGTTCTATTCTATAACATTACTTAGATCCAGTCCCATTTATTCATCGACTCAAATATGTAAGATACAAATAGATATTATTAGCCAGTATGCTCCATTCAAAAAGAAAGAATGGGACATACCAATACGGCAATACGAACACTACAATCAAATCAAATTCTTTATAACAAAAGTAGTACTATATAAACATAAAACTTATTAGTCTTGTATATACGTTATCATATTGAATATGAAAAATATAAAATATGAATTTGAATCAAAATATCCTATCATCGATCAACCATGTATGTTTTGTCCAATAGCTGAAGACACTCTTCCTCTATCATTCTTCTTGGTTgccaccatattattattattattattattattattattattattataccttcTCATACCGTACTTTTTGTTACTAACGCTAGTGGCAGTCACACTTGGTATGAAAACTCCGGTCCCACCGCCACTTTTAGCCCATAAACTTTCCATCCAACTAGGGACCGAACCTCTTTGAGTCTCTGACCAACTATGGTAGTAGTTCCTAGTCACCGGTCTGGACTTCACACCACCATAAGCCACTGGTCTATGCCGTAACTCCACATCAACTTTATCATCGTTATCATCTTCATCGGTTAGCATCAAAATTTGTCTTGTGAGTTCTTCATAAAACGCGTTGTCATCGGGGGTTGAATAATCTTGAAATGAATCCATTTTTGTGTCACAAAGCAGAAGAATGAAAAATATATATGTTAAGTAGTTATGTAGTGCAAGTTATACATGTTAAGTAGTTATGTAGTGCAAGTATATATAGTTACTATATTTTATTTTATAGGGGATGATAATAATTGGTTTGGTGTTTGGAAAAGGTCAATGAGTAGTTATATTGGGTGGATTATTTATGGAAGGTGAGATGTGGGTGAATGTTAATTTTTCATATGGAGACAAATTAGTAGACAAGTATACGCGAGTTTACTTAAACAAGTCAATAAAAATAAAGTTGGTTCAACCAAATTACAAGTCCACAAGTCTTCGTCACGACTAACATATTTCGGGATATAATTGTGGCACGATATGCCAATCGTTACTTGTATACtcttccttatatatatatataaaataattataattaattaataattaaatttaaaaataattatttattttggaTGATTGTCAAGGACTCCAGGTTAATGGTAAACATGTTAACGGGAATtcagaaagaaaagaaatataGTGTAGCTAAATTGATTAGGGTGGTGGATTGTACATCACATTGTTTTTGTTATATATCGCCTAAAAGTATTCTAGACAATTTTATTTTTGTTATTTGTTATAGGGCAAATGGCCTGAAAAGGTAACGTAAGTTAcctaatttgacaatcaaggtaaccctcaATTTGCACAAGTCCGAAAAGGATTTCAATTTAATTTTTGCGCAAGAAAAGGATTACGTGTTGAAATTTTTTAATATTGAAGTAAtcttcgtcaaattcattaacaaTCGTTAGTCAAAAATACACGTTTGGTCCTTAAAGTTTCTTAAATTTCACCCataatcttcttcatcttcttcattataaACCTGCATCATCATCTCAATTTCTTTAATCAAAATCAATAACTTTCATCCCTAAAGTTGGAATTCAGATTATCAAAGATTTAAACCATATAAAAGTATTCTTTTTATTGTAAGTATTTCAATTTCAATATTTCCACTATATAACTTATACCAGATAGGTGCTTCTATGTTACAACCTTCATGTGacatacaaaaaaaaaagaaactaatgTATTTAAATGAAACTGAGGGATATGTACCTCAAACTGCTCTTGTAATCTCATTTGTGCTTCAATTTGGCACATCAAAGCATCTACAATAGGCATATCTCTGTATGCAAAAGACAATTAAAACCGTTTACGGGTGAGATTCTTTTAAACTGAAAACAGTGAATATTAGTTCGAATTTGAACCCAAAATCCAACCTTCATTAAGCTAAAAACCTTCATTAAATTTGCAGATGATGGAACTTCGTCCGATTTTGAACCCGAAATCCAACCTTCCTCAAACAGTGATTATTAGTCCGAATTCAGTTCATATTTGTGATCTACAACGGAAATCTAAGCTAAGTGAACCTTCAGATCTGATTTTCAAATTCCTCCTAGATCTAATGTTCATTGTTTCGTCAAACGAAGGTCAACAAATCAATTAGCATGATTCTGTGATATTCGGGCATTAAAAAAGAATTTCGAGCATTTGTATGAGGATTCTAAGTATCTTTGATTCAGATAACAACATCTGAAATCTTATATATTTTTAGTTTGATTTTTTTTAATGTCCGTGAAGGTTATGTCACTGTTCTTCGATATTACatcaatttgttgttgtttttggCTCTGAAACTTCACGTAAATCACCTAATCGTTGCTACCgtaatatatataaatcgatttcaGGCTTCAATTCGTTGCAAATAGTTGAAGATGATGAAAGGGACCTACGGTGCAATTTTTTCTCAAACTTCAGGGACCAGTTTGTATTTTTGactaacgatcgttaatgaatttgacgaagattacctcaattttaaaattttttaacccgTAATTATTTTCTTGCGCAAAACTTAAATTGATATCCTTTTCGGGCTTGTGCAAATTAggagttaccttgattgtcaaattgggtaacttacgttaccttttcgggccatttgccctttGTTATATTACATCCTAAAGGTGTTCATCAGTTGGTTTCTTCGGTTTAGTCGGGATATTCGGTTTGTCAACTcctgaaagaaaaataaaaaacaaaactgAAAACCGAATTCATACGGAGTATTTTGTTTGGGTATTTTTAGAGGCTTGGGTATGGGTATTGACAGTTTCAATGTCTTCGACACCAGGTAGAGATGACAACGAATTGAATATGAATCGAGTtatcatatattcatattcatatccatttaatttttataattcatatttatatatatttaaatataattcatcCATCTATATCTATATCCTTTGGATGAAGCGGGTACACGGGTATCCATTGgaagttaagtttttttttttttttttaaaagaatttCTATTATGAAATGACTCATCAaattaattttaacaaaaataagTAATACAAAGTATGCACGTTTAATACTATTCACATAGTTGTATCTTCACAATTTATATTTCCGATAACATTTTAAGAGTTTATAgtgtacatatataagaatatgtaAATGTAAACGCATAtatgtaagtaaatatgtatatatgtatttcgggtggaaAATAAATATATCCATGGATGAGATATTATCATCCATACCCGATCCACTACTTTTTCTGTGatgctgtagcgacccgaccaaatcgtcattgacggcgccgtctacttaggtcccgttacgtggtcataagtctttaaaacaacgtttgaccaaaagatatgtcgcattcatttcaaatgtaaaggttgttcaagttttacaagaatagttccaccacaagttacgatacaaagttttaagtacaaatgaatcttatgcgacacaatttaaaagtatccaaaagacgctccatgtatgcatgtatactcgacatccaatgcaagtatcaaaataatgagcggaagcatgtatcatgtatagttcaaggacctgagaaaaacatagaaatctgtcaacgaaaacgttggtgaaatcataggtttaagtaagtaagtacaagtgaaccacaagatttgcatcaatgaaataatagtaatacattccaaaagtttgtttcacgagcacccaattatcaatgcttaacatttccttccattgaaccccatcacttagtgctagaacatacactgtttctcgaaaatatatttcattcgtaaacggtagcgaaccgtttgaatgagggtttgtcaaacccatatggatccatacaacataagttctcgcttacacccggcaagtgtaactaatgataatcgaattgaggattttgttctaaactcgtatgtagaatgtttgttttcctgtacttgtgttcacttagtaaagaaatgtttatgttttctcatcccaaatgtaagttcaaaaagagtaaaagtgggactatgatctcaccttgagtgcacgagtagtaaagtacttcaacaagtaaacgtgtgcaaagaacaatgctagtcttgacctaaacaataggtttgtatcaataacggtaatcacgataggtcaaggatgttcaattagtcctatggctcgttaagactcgatcataatagcatgtgaatcaaa comes from Rutidosis leptorrhynchoides isolate AG116_Rl617_1_P2 chromosome 4, CSIRO_AGI_Rlap_v1, whole genome shotgun sequence and encodes:
- the LOC139840065 gene encoding uncharacterized protein, with protein sequence MAEEPLYPIAVLIDELKNDDIQLRLNSIRRLSTIARALGEERTRKELIPFLSENNDDDDEVLLAMAEELGVFIPYVGGIEHAHVLLPPLETLCTVEETCVRDKAVESLCRIGSQMRESDLVDSFVPLVKRLAGGEWFTARVSACGLFHIAYPSASETLKAELRSVFSQLCQDDMPMVRRAAATNLGKFAATVESAHLKTDIMQIFEDLTHDDQDSVRLLAVEGCAALGKLLEPQDCVAQILPVIVNFSQDKSWRVRYMVANQLYELCEAVGPEPTKKDLVPAYVRLLRDNEAEVRIAAAGKVTKFSRILSPELAIQHILPCVKELSSDSSQHVRSALASVIMGMAPVLGKDATIEQLLPIFLSLLKDEFPDVRLNIISKLEQVNQVIGIDLLSQSLLPAIVELAEDRHWRVRLAIIEYIPLLASQLGVGFFDEKLGSLCMQWLQDKVYSIRDAAANNIKRLAEEFGPDWSMQHIVPQVLDMIKNPHYLYRMTVLRTISLLAPVMGSEITCSKLLPVVINASKDRVPNIKFNVAKVLQSLIPIVEHTVVEKSIQPCLVELAEDPDVDVRYFANRALQSIDQVMMST